In a genomic window of Thermoanaerobaculales bacterium:
- a CDS encoding CBS domain-containing protein: protein MKAITTHLSADFDAFAAAVCAVRLYPDHQVLFPGSQEVAVRRFMEDTRFSFPEVKLRQARRETLEHVVVADTRNPARLGEVWQLIERARCPITMIDHHVTEEDLLGAAEVISRPVGATCTIVAQLLRERELLPSSEEASLLLMGIYEDTGGLSYRETTPTDLRIVAWLLEQGGSLDWVRRWVMKALQPDQLELLNRIVEGCEEVLVRETPVQLSMVEVDRYHEEAAYVVHRWVETFEIPVGVVMLVRPPHCNLIIRSRMSGLHAGRVAQRFGGGGHPTAASARVAGRMPVELREDLLRVLEEEMPPPTAAIDIAARRIFTIELDATVAETKRRINQLRVNALPVRDPAADRLVGMVTRQILDRALSHGMAERPVQSVMQPDLPVVPARTPLPVLRDLFLERSHRFVIVEDDGRPAGIVTRMELFRRMFERQHATGAPLDHRMAGVRPISQPVTRLLREQAPPWVQELLAAARQVADEQGCTAYLVGGMVRDLLLGRPSEDVDLVVEGDGILFAEALAAALGGRSHPHAPFLTAVVTLADGHRVDVASARTEFYSTPAALPEVETSLIRQDLYRRDFTINALAVALAGDRHGEMVDFFGGRKDIHRKEIRVLHSLSFIDDPTRAIRAVRYARRLSFAVAPDTRNLIATAVRERVFDRLSGQRLRRELEHLLEQPHPTLSLSLLAELGLLPVIFPDLQWSEDLRSFLLEVEGQLAWYQLERLGPPPDAWFLFLGALVLRAPTGAERRITERLQLAGDLARRMVELPGSVDEVRAAARDASLPPSRRLRLAEGRPPEVLLLAMAGIDLVARRRLADAIELAVRLQPPVSGGQLLDAGIPPGPHVGRAIRRARDAVVDREIGPEQALEFAIDAARNAGGTEVVE, encoded by the coding sequence GTGAAGGCCATCACCACCCACCTCTCCGCCGACTTCGACGCCTTCGCGGCGGCGGTCTGCGCAGTGCGCCTCTACCCCGACCATCAGGTGCTGTTCCCGGGCTCGCAGGAGGTGGCGGTCCGGCGCTTCATGGAGGACACGCGGTTCAGCTTCCCGGAGGTCAAGCTGCGGCAGGCGCGCCGCGAGACCCTCGAGCACGTCGTGGTGGCCGACACCCGGAACCCGGCTCGCCTCGGCGAGGTCTGGCAGCTGATCGAGCGCGCCCGCTGTCCGATCACGATGATCGATCACCACGTCACCGAGGAGGACCTGCTCGGGGCCGCCGAGGTGATCTCGCGGCCGGTGGGAGCCACCTGCACCATCGTGGCGCAGCTGCTGCGGGAGCGAGAGCTGCTGCCGTCCTCCGAGGAGGCCTCGCTGCTGCTGATGGGCATCTACGAGGACACCGGCGGCCTCTCCTACCGCGAGACCACCCCGACCGACCTGCGGATCGTGGCCTGGCTGCTCGAGCAGGGCGGATCCCTGGACTGGGTGCGGCGCTGGGTGATGAAGGCCCTCCAGCCCGACCAGCTCGAGCTGCTCAATCGGATCGTCGAGGGCTGCGAGGAGGTCCTGGTTCGCGAGACCCCGGTCCAGCTGTCGATGGTCGAGGTCGATCGCTACCACGAGGAGGCGGCCTACGTGGTCCACCGTTGGGTGGAGACCTTCGAGATTCCGGTCGGCGTGGTGATGCTGGTTCGACCGCCGCACTGCAACCTGATCATCAGGAGCCGGATGAGCGGCCTCCACGCCGGGCGGGTGGCGCAGCGATTCGGAGGCGGGGGCCATCCCACTGCGGCTTCGGCGCGGGTCGCCGGCCGGATGCCGGTGGAGCTTCGCGAGGACCTGCTGCGGGTCCTCGAGGAGGAGATGCCGCCGCCGACGGCCGCGATCGACATCGCGGCGCGGCGGATCTTCACCATCGAGCTCGACGCGACCGTTGCCGAGACCAAGCGGCGGATCAACCAGCTCCGGGTCAACGCCCTGCCGGTCCGGGACCCCGCAGCCGACCGGCTGGTTGGGATGGTGACCCGGCAGATCCTCGACCGCGCGCTCAGCCACGGCATGGCGGAGCGCCCGGTGCAGTCGGTGATGCAGCCGGACCTCCCGGTGGTGCCCGCGCGGACCCCCTTGCCCGTGCTGCGCGACCTCTTCCTCGAACGCTCCCACCGTTTCGTGATCGTCGAGGACGACGGGCGCCCGGCGGGCATCGTCACCAGGATGGAGCTGTTCCGGCGGATGTTCGAGCGGCAGCACGCCACCGGGGCACCCCTCGACCACCGCATGGCCGGAGTGCGACCGATCAGCCAGCCGGTGACGAGGCTGCTCCGCGAGCAGGCGCCGCCGTGGGTGCAGGAGCTGCTGGCCGCCGCCCGACAGGTGGCGGACGAGCAGGGCTGCACCGCGTACCTGGTCGGCGGCATGGTGCGGGACCTGCTGCTCGGGCGGCCGAGCGAGGACGTCGACCTGGTGGTCGAGGGTGACGGCATCCTGTTCGCCGAGGCGCTGGCCGCGGCCCTGGGCGGCCGGTCGCACCCGCACGCGCCGTTTCTCACGGCGGTCGTGACCCTGGCCGACGGCCACCGCGTCGACGTCGCCTCGGCGCGCACCGAGTTCTACAGCACCCCGGCGGCGCTGCCCGAGGTCGAGACCTCGCTCATCCGCCAGGACCTGTACCGGCGGGACTTCACGATCAACGCCCTCGCCGTGGCGCTCGCCGGCGACCGTCATGGTGAGATGGTCGACTTCTTCGGCGGTCGCAAGGACATCCATCGCAAGGAGATCCGGGTCCTTCACTCGCTGTCCTTCATCGACGACCCGACGCGCGCCATTCGCGCCGTCCGCTACGCGCGGCGGCTGTCCTTCGCGGTCGCTCCCGACACCCGCAACCTGATCGCGACCGCGGTTCGGGAGCGGGTCTTCGACCGCCTGTCCGGCCAGCGGCTGCGGCGCGAGCTCGAGCACCTCCTGGAGCAGCCCCACCCGACGCTGTCGCTGTCGCTCCTCGCCGAGCTCGGCCTGCTCCCGGTGATCTTCCCGGACCTGCAATGGAGCGAGGATCTGCGGTCGTTCCTGCTGGAGGTGGAGGGCCAGCTCGCCTGGTACCAGCTCGAGCGCCTCGGCCCGCCGCCGGATGCCTGGTTCCTGTTCCTGGGCGCGCTGGTGCTGCGCGCGCCGACCGGGGCCGAGCGTCGCATCACCGAGCGGCTGCAGCTGGCGGGCGATCTCGCGCGGCGGATGGTGGAGCTGCCGGGCAGCGTCGACGAGGTGCGCGCCGCAGCCAGGGACGCCTCCCTGCCGCCGTCGCGGCGGCTCCGCCTGGCCGAGGGCCGGCCGCCCGAGGTCCTCCTGCTGGCAATGGCCGGCATCGATCTCGTCGCGAGGCGACGGCTGGCTGACGCGATCGAGCTGGCGGTGCGGCTGCAGCCACCGGTCAGCGGCGGCCAGCTGCTGGACGCCGGAATCCCGCCCGGCCCTCACGTCGGCCGCGCCATCCGCCGCGCCCGCGACGCGGTGGTCGACCGCGAGATCGGTCCGGAGCAGGCGCTCGAGTTCGCGATCGACGCCGCCCGCAACGCCGGCGGCACGGAGGTGGTCGAATGA
- a CDS encoding RsmD family RNA methyltransferase: MRITGGDWRSRRLKGPGRGNRRLRPTPDAMRERAFAVLGDRVAGAMVLDLFAGTGAVGLEALSRGAARAVFVERDHIAARLVEANCEALCGSSGRARVLRRPARTAVEELAAAGERFSLAWADPPFESWQEGLEALVAAFSTGALEPGATACLECPARADVEGSLPERLEIERDLAGGASRVVLLRRRS, encoded by the coding sequence ATGAGGATCACCGGTGGCGACTGGCGCTCACGGCGGCTCAAGGGCCCCGGACGCGGCAACCGGCGGCTGCGGCCGACCCCCGATGCCATGCGCGAGCGCGCCTTCGCGGTGCTCGGGGACCGGGTCGCCGGAGCCATGGTCCTCGACCTGTTCGCCGGGACCGGAGCGGTCGGGCTCGAGGCCCTGTCCCGCGGCGCGGCCCGCGCGGTGTTCGTCGAGCGCGACCACATCGCGGCTCGACTGGTCGAGGCCAACTGCGAGGCGCTCTGCGGCTCGTCCGGGCGGGCGCGCGTGCTGCGCCGGCCGGCCCGAACCGCGGTGGAGGAGCTCGCCGCCGCCGGCGAGCGCTTCTCGCTGGCGTGGGCCGACCCGCCCTTCGAGTCGTGGCAGGAGGGGCTGGAGGCGCTGGTGGCTGCCTTCTCCACCGGGGCGCTGGAGCCCGGGGCCACCGCCTGCCTCGAGTGCCCGGCGCGGGCCGACGTCGAGGGGTCGCTCCCGGAGCGGCTGGAGATCGAACGCGACCTCGCCGGCGGCGCGTCGCGGGTGGTCCTGCTACGGCGCCGCAGCTGA
- a CDS encoding M14 family zinc carboxypeptidase yields MRFTAFSLAMLGAIGAPLAAAAEDCPTVVRAWFADRSQVAEVAAWTEPWKVSYDQGSMVLAVDADGFARLMAAGLSLEIDERMTEQLCAPREKLAGQVAGIPGYPCYRIVEETFADALALTVAYPDLAELIDAGDSWEKNAPGGLPGYDMLVLKLGNSAVPGTPTGSDPPHGKPRLLLTGAIHAREYTTTELLLRFAEQLLSAHGTDADATWLLDEHEIHLLLYTNPDGRKHAEDGDWWRKNTNENYCGATSSDRGADLNRNFEFQWACCGGSSGYPCDETYRGPVAASEPEVQAVQAYARTIFPDQRDPDLGAAAPADATGVYIDIHSAGGLVLWPWGFTSNQAGNGAALRTLGRRLAWFNGYEPDQSIGLYPTDGTTVDFAYGDLGVGAYTFELGTAFFQDCGSFESTILPDNLEALRYAAKIARTPYLTAGGPDVTEVDLGGVTVVAPGDPVTFSARLDDSRFSTLNGSEPVQAIAEATAYLDAPPWQAGATAIPMSPADGTFNAPQEWATVTLDTSGLATGRHTVFAVGRDASPAWGATGAALFWVLDPGQAAHIAGTVTSAGTGAPLEAVVSAGAFTTTSDPGDGSYDLVLLDGTYDVTAKAPGYAAATVADVVATTGSTTTVDFVLDPHPTQLLDDAEGGNIGWTADSPWAITTEMAHSQTHSWSDSPGGNYGDGVEVSLTSPAINFGGTTAVELRFFHRYALESGYDYGHVEYSTDDGASWQPITSYTGALSSWQEAVFLLPNLDGATDARIRFRLASDGWVSEDGWHIDDISLAGVQAFQGFEDGFESGDTSAWSATVP; encoded by the coding sequence ATGAGATTCACGGCATTCTCCCTGGCGATGCTGGGCGCGATCGGGGCGCCGCTGGCGGCGGCGGCCGAGGACTGCCCGACGGTGGTCCGGGCGTGGTTCGCCGACCGTTCGCAGGTGGCGGAGGTGGCGGCCTGGACCGAGCCGTGGAAGGTGAGCTACGACCAGGGCTCGATGGTGCTCGCCGTCGATGCCGACGGCTTCGCCCGCCTGATGGCCGCCGGCCTCTCACTCGAGATCGACGAGCGGATGACCGAGCAGCTGTGCGCGCCGCGCGAGAAGCTCGCGGGCCAGGTCGCGGGCATCCCGGGTTACCCGTGCTACCGCATCGTCGAGGAGACGTTCGCCGACGCGCTCGCCCTCACCGTGGCCTACCCTGACCTCGCCGAGCTGATCGACGCCGGCGACTCCTGGGAGAAGAACGCGCCCGGAGGGCTGCCCGGCTACGACATGCTGGTGCTCAAGCTCGGGAACAGCGCGGTGCCGGGGACGCCGACCGGCAGCGACCCGCCCCACGGCAAGCCGCGCCTGCTCCTCACCGGAGCCATCCACGCCCGCGAGTACACCACGACGGAGCTGCTGCTGCGCTTTGCCGAGCAGCTGCTCTCAGCCCACGGCACCGACGCCGACGCCACCTGGCTGCTGGACGAGCACGAGATCCACCTGCTGCTCTACACCAATCCGGACGGACGCAAGCACGCCGAGGACGGCGACTGGTGGCGCAAGAACACCAACGAGAACTACTGCGGCGCCACCTCGTCGGACCGAGGCGCCGACCTCAACCGCAACTTCGAGTTCCAGTGGGCCTGCTGCGGCGGCTCGAGCGGCTATCCCTGCGACGAGACCTACCGGGGCCCGGTGGCCGCGTCGGAGCCCGAGGTCCAGGCCGTCCAGGCCTATGCGCGCACCATCTTCCCCGACCAGCGGGACCCGGACCTGGGCGCGGCGGCGCCGGCGGATGCCACCGGCGTGTACATCGACATCCACTCCGCCGGCGGGCTGGTGCTGTGGCCGTGGGGCTTCACCTCGAACCAGGCTGGCAACGGCGCGGCGCTGCGCACGCTCGGCCGCCGCCTCGCCTGGTTCAACGGCTACGAGCCCGACCAGTCGATCGGCCTCTACCCGACCGACGGCACCACCGTCGATTTCGCCTACGGCGACCTCGGCGTGGGCGCCTACACCTTCGAGCTGGGGACCGCCTTCTTCCAGGACTGCGGCAGCTTCGAGTCGACGATCCTGCCCGACAACCTCGAGGCGCTCCGCTACGCGGCCAAGATCGCCCGCACGCCCTACCTCACCGCCGGCGGCCCGGACGTCACCGAGGTCGACCTCGGCGGCGTCACCGTGGTCGCGCCCGGCGACCCGGTCACCTTCAGCGCGCGCCTCGACGACAGCCGATTCAGCACCCTGAACGGCTCGGAGCCGGTGCAGGCGATCGCCGAGGCCACCGCCTACCTCGACGCCCCGCCGTGGCAGGCCGGCGCGACCGCGATCCCGATGTCACCCGCCGACGGCACGTTCAACGCCCCCCAGGAGTGGGCGACCGTCACCCTCGACACCAGCGGCCTGGCGACCGGCCGCCACACCGTCTTCGCGGTCGGGCGCGATGCGTCCCCCGCGTGGGGCGCGACCGGTGCCGCGTTGTTCTGGGTCCTCGATCCGGGCCAGGCAGCCCACATCGCGGGGACCGTGACGAGTGCCGGGACCGGGGCACCGCTCGAGGCCGTCGTGAGCGCCGGCGCGTTCACGACCACCAGCGATCCCGGTGACGGCTCCTACGACCTCGTGCTCCTGGACGGCACCTATGACGTCACGGCCAAGGCTCCCGGCTACGCGGCGGCGACGGTTGCAGACGTGGTCGCGACCACCGGCAGCACCACCACCGTCGACTTCGTGCTCGATCCGCACCCGACCCAGCTGCTCGACGACGCCGAGGGCGGGAACATCGGCTGGACCGCGGACTCGCCTTGGGCCATCACGACCGAGATGGCACACAGCCAGACCCACTCCTGGAGCGACAGCCCCGGCGGCAACTATGGCGACGGCGTCGAGGTGTCGCTGACCTCGCCTGCGATCAACTTCGGCGGCACCACCGCCGTCGAGCTGCGCTTCTTCCACCGATACGCGCTCGAGTCGGGCTATGACTACGGCCACGTCGAGTACTCGACCGACGACGGCGCCAGCTGGCAGCCCATCACCAGCTACACGGGGGCCCTCAGCAGCTGGCAGGAGGCGGTGTTCCTGCTGCCGAATCTCGACGGCGCCACCGACGCGCGGATCCGGTTCCGGCTCGCCTCCGACGGCTGGGTCAGCGAGGACGGCTGGCACATCGACGACATCTCGCTGGCCGGCGTGCAGGCCTTCCAGGGTTTCGAGGACGGCTTCGAGTCCGGCGACACCAGCGCCTGGTCGGCCACCGTTCCGTGA
- the lpxC gene encoding UDP-3-O-acyl-N-acetylglucosamine deacetylase, whose amino-acid sequence MNELILIVDDEEGILVALANILRDEGFRTIATTRGEEALELYRMQRPDAVFLDIWLPDRDGLETLQALRELDPGAAVIMMSGHGTSTTAVKAIKMGAQDYLEKPLSYDLTIDAVRSALAARAAAGRPQLLDAGGERAMPARELAPPPELPLLETSDRPQRTIRTSSVMYGLGLHSGGRTGMALQPLPPDSGIHFLTLPGATVIPAHISSVADTEYATTLTRGGESVRTVEHLLSVLHAYGVCNLLVKVHGEIPVLDGSAVEFCRHIDEIGVVDQDAPQREIVIDRRYELAGGTEKSMVIEPADSFSVSYLLRYPPPIGEQYFEFTLSSPEAYRDQIAPARTFGFMRDLKMINELGLGSGGRLDNFILVGEDEVVNTALRFPDEFVRHKILDIIGDLYLLGYRMRGRVTARLTGHRDNIAIQRRILADAISSAAAP is encoded by the coding sequence ATGAACGAGCTGATCCTGATCGTCGACGACGAAGAGGGCATCCTGGTCGCGCTCGCCAACATCCTCCGCGACGAGGGGTTCCGGACCATCGCCACGACCCGCGGCGAGGAGGCCCTCGAGCTGTACCGGATGCAGCGGCCGGACGCGGTGTTCCTCGACATCTGGCTGCCCGACCGCGACGGCCTGGAGACGCTGCAGGCGCTGCGGGAGCTCGACCCCGGCGCGGCGGTGATCATGATGTCCGGCCACGGCACCTCCACCACCGCGGTCAAGGCGATCAAGATGGGCGCCCAAGACTACCTGGAGAAGCCGCTGTCCTACGACCTCACCATCGACGCCGTGCGCAGCGCGCTGGCAGCCCGTGCGGCGGCCGGCCGGCCCCAGTTGCTCGACGCCGGCGGCGAGCGCGCAATGCCGGCTCGAGAGCTGGCGCCGCCGCCCGAGCTGCCGCTCCTCGAGACGAGCGACCGGCCGCAGCGGACGATCCGGACCAGCTCGGTGATGTACGGGCTCGGCCTCCACTCCGGCGGGCGCACCGGCATGGCGCTGCAGCCGCTACCCCCGGACAGCGGCATCCACTTCCTGACCCTGCCCGGCGCCACCGTCATCCCGGCCCACATCAGCTCGGTCGCCGACACCGAGTACGCGACCACTCTCACCCGCGGAGGCGAGAGCGTCCGCACCGTCGAGCACCTGCTGTCGGTGCTGCACGCCTACGGCGTCTGCAATCTGCTCGTCAAGGTGCACGGCGAGATCCCGGTCCTCGACGGCTCCGCGGTCGAGTTCTGCCGCCACATCGACGAGATCGGGGTGGTCGACCAGGACGCGCCGCAGCGCGAGATCGTCATCGATCGACGCTACGAGCTGGCAGGCGGGACCGAGAAGTCGATGGTGATCGAGCCCGCGGACTCCTTCTCGGTGTCCTACCTGCTGCGCTACCCGCCCCCGATCGGCGAGCAGTACTTCGAGTTCACGCTGTCGAGCCCGGAGGCCTACCGCGACCAGATCGCCCCGGCGAGGACGTTCGGTTTCATGCGCGACCTCAAGATGATCAACGAGCTCGGCCTGGGGTCGGGCGGGCGCCTCGACAACTTCATCCTGGTCGGCGAGGACGAGGTGGTCAACACCGCGCTCCGCTTCCCGGACGAGTTCGTGCGCCACAAGATCCTGGACATCATCGGCGACCTCTACCTGCTCGGCTACCGGATGCGGGGCCGGGTGACGGCCCGGTTGACCGGCCACCGCGACAACATCGCCATCCAGCGCAGGATCCTCGCCGACGCGATCTCCTCAGCTGCGGCGCCGTAG